ttatttgatTGTATATGTACACAGTGTAAATACATTTGTACCTCTCTCTTGTAttctaaataaaaattacttgGAACATTTATCATTTAGAAGATGGATAGTTTGGAGgtctttattttgctgtgtgcCGGGGGAAGGATGTAGCAGCTGAGAGGAGTGAGTGTTTGGAGTAGCACAAGGTGAATAAAGAGATGTAGCATCGTCTGTTGGACCAAACTGGTTCAGCTGGGAAGAGGAAAGATCAGCTTTGGGAAAAAACAAGCCCTTTTGCAGGTCTGGAGGAGAAGGGGCGAGGGCAGGAGAGGGTGGTATTGGCCTGGTACCTCCCTGCCTCCAGGTAAAGGAGCGAGGGGCGAATTCCTCGTCCCTCGGAGATGTTTAAGCCAAGTCTCTGTTTGAAGTGACAGCTGCTGATATCCTTTGATATCTTCCATGGATTAATGGTCGTCCTTCAGCTGTGATGGGCTACAGGTCTTGCTTGAAAGAATAACATTTGATTTTGGTCCCGAGGAAGCAAAGCGTTCACTGAAGGTCATCGCCGGCTTCTTTTTCCAGGCTAGTCTGCCTGTCCGTCCTTTGGCAACCAGATTGCGTTTTGCATGGCATCCTAAGGACCCCCGCAACGTAGGTATTAACTGGTGTTTCCTCCTTTTGAGCTACAAACAACTTTTCTTGCATTGCGCATTTCGGAGATCAGCAGAAGGCAAGTTTGCGATGAGTGActctctgctgtattttctcaGCAGCTCTGAGAGCCTAACTTCTGTTtgaattaaatgaataaaaattccACGCAAACGCATTATTTGCAACAGCTTTGCCAGGGGAAGGGGTAAATTCCTCGTCCCTCCGAGATGTTTAAGCCCAGCCTGAGCGCCGTCTTGCCGTACGCCCCCCGGTACTGAGGCACCTTGCCCACGCTAAACATGGCCGCTCTCTCCCTTTGGATCCCAAAGCAGTGAAGCCCACGACTCCCTTTCCTGCCAGGAACCAAAATGGCCGTCCGGCagcctcacccccccccccccccccccttcccatcGCCGCCGCCCTCACTCAAAATGGCGGCGCCGGCGCTTCAGGCCCCTTCTCGCCAGCAGCCAAGATGGCGGGCGGAAGGCGCCTGCAGAGGGGCCCGccggcgccgcgccgcccgcaCTCAAGATGGCGGCTGTCAGCATGCGGCTGCCGGTGGCCCGCAAAGCTGTGGTGCCGAGCGCGCCCCGGGGTGGCGAGAAGCACCTGGTGGCGCCGGGGGACACGATCACCACGGACACGGGATACATGAGGTAGGGGCAGCGGcggaggggaggcggcggggcgggtcGGCGGGGCCGGCCTCGGGTTCTCTTCAGGCGGCCACTCTCTGCGCAGGGGCCACGGCACCTACGTGGAGGAGGAGAAGCTCATCGCCTCGGTGGCCGGCGCCGTGGAGAGGGTGAACAAGCTGGTGTGCGTCAAAGCGCTGAAGACCAGGTGAGCCTGGGCCACCTTGCCTGTGCGAGGAGGGTGAATGCGTCCGTCTGCGCCGGGCGAGGACTGGGCCGTGCTCTGGGGAGTATGAGGCGTTTGACGGGCTGCGCTCTCTTGTCCCGCTGCCAGGTACAACGGCGAAGTCGGCGATATCGTGGTCGGGAGGATCACAGAGGTAATGtgcatggaggaggaggaggaagagggtggcCTGCTGTCTGGCCACTGGGCCCGTGTGTCCCGGTCCAATCTGGAGCGCTTATGGCCTTCCTAAAAGCACGTTGGTGTCCTGGCACGGTGGCACTGCCAGCGCGGGGGGGTTAAACTGGATGGTGCTCCCTACAACTTGCTccctacaactccctgaaaggagggggtagccgggggggtcaatcccttctcccaaggaacaggcgatgggacaagaggaaacggcctcaagttgtgctaggggaggtttagattggacattaggaaaaaattttccactgaaagggttatcaagccttggaacaggctgcccggggaagtggttgagttgccatgcctagaggtatttaaaagatgtggtactgagggacgtggtttactGGTAGCGTGGCAGTGCTGGGTTAGTGGTTGGAATcgatcatcttaaaggtctcttccagccagaacaactctatgattctaggCTGGAAGCAGTcagcagagctgcctcctccGGCAGGCTCGGATGGCTGCAGGACCTCCCACCCCACTGAAGAGCTTCTGATCGTTTGTTGAGCCTATATCAACAggtacttgttttttttttttcttcaggtgcaGCAGAAACGATGGAAAGTGGAAACCAACTCCAGGCTAGATTCGGTCTTGTTGCTGTCCTCTATGAATTTACCTGGTGGGGAACTGGTGAGTGTGGCTCACGCAGAGCAGTGCCAGAGCCCTGTCGTCTTCTGTTTCCATGGCAGAAGCTGGGAAGCTCTGGAGCCCTTCCCACAGCTGGCACAAGGGCtgtgttgggttttgtgggtGGGTCTGTAGTGCTCTGATATCTTTAACTCTCAGCGTTATTTGGACATAAACACTTGAGTGTTCTAAAGGTGTGCTAGTCTGCCTGATTGTCCTTTGGTGACAGATGACATTTTCCATGGCATCCTAAGCCGCCCCCCCGCAATGTAGGTATTAACTGGTGTTTCCTCATTCTGAGCTATATGTAACTTTTCTTGCACTGCCCATTTCAGAGAAGGAGATCAGCAGAAGATGAGCTTGCGATGAGGGACTATCTGCAGGAAGGGGACCTCATCAGTGTATCCTTCCACTGCTGGCACTTGGACAACAGAGCCGAGGGCTTGGTGGAGAGCAGCCAGACCTCGGCCAGCCTCGGCTGGTGGCACTGGGCAGCGTTAGGGATCTTGTTTCCTTAAGTGGCACTGACAGGCAGAGGTGCAGTCTGTATTTTCTGATGGGGCTGTGTCACTGCACACCCGGAGTCTGAAATATGGGAAGGTAAGTTGTTCAGAAGTACTCGGTCTTGGCCTAATTCTATTCCAGTTGACTTGTATAAGGCCTTTTGGAgggatttttaagaaaaaagctctGGAGTAGAGCAGGATGTTGTTATAACCCATTCCTGCAGGTTAGGAAGAATCCTAGCTCCTGTGTGGGAGCACTGAGCAGAGTTTCCCCAAAGCAGACGAAGTGCCCTTGAGTTGCCCTTTgagcttctcctctcctcttcctctgtccaCAATTACAGCCTGCGAGTCCCGTTTCCCCCACTAGCCGCCTGGGAATTAAACCCTGGGGAGAAAAACCTTCTGACTCAAACTTCATCACTCCTCTTCTGCAGGGCATTGCCCCTGTGACTGTTTTCTCTCTCCGAGGCTCTATTTTGGCCTTTACACAGTTGGCATTTATCTCTGGTTTTGGGCATTGAAATAAGCCAAGGGGCCGTTGGAGCGTAGGCTGCAGTTTGGGATTACCAGACCAAGGGTATTAGCGCTTAAAAGATGAAAGCGAAGTGTGCTTATTGCACGAAGGGTGAAGGACAGCAACTGGATTAAGAGGGAAAGTGTTCTGCTAAATTGGGTCTCTCGCTCCTCATTTTTCTGCAGGGATGGTTGATGTGTAGTTACGATCAAGATATTATTAACATTTGTGCTAAGCACTTAGAGCATTCTTCATCTTCAAAGGACTGCACAGGCATTGGCTAAGCCTCCCAGCGCTCCCAGAGGCAGGCAGGTTTTATATTCACTGTTTCTCAGGAAAAGGTGTTAAAATTGACTGGTTCCTAGACCAGGAGTGGCGTGCGTGTCGGTGACATGATGTTCTCTATGGTGGCTCATGGTCTAAGTCTTGTTGTCTCCTCGTCAGCTTGGCCAGGGTGTGCTCGTTCAGGTCTCGCCTTCCCTTGTGAAACGCCAGAAGACTCACTTCCACGACTTGCCCTGTGGTGCATCCGTGATCCTCGGCAACAATGGTTTCATCTGGATCTACCCAACTCCAGAGCAGAAAGATGAAGAGGCAGGGGGCTTCACCACCAACTTGGAGGTGAGGGATCAAGGAAGATGAACTTTCTACCAACAATGTTTTGTTGATCTAAGAGTCAGAGGCACACGAATAATCTCAGGCTTTCAAGATTTGGAATTAGGTTCATTTTTTACAGTAGGCTTGCATTGTTTCCACGTATATTCAtctcttttcctctgtccttcctcAGCCAGTTCCCTTGTCTGACCGGGAGGTGATCTCACGGCTCCGAAACTGCATTGTGGCTCTGGTTACTCAGCAGTTGATGCTCTTTGACACCAGCATCTTGTATTGCTATGAAGCATCCCTTCCTCATCAGGTACAGACACCAGCGTTTGCTTTGCTCCACAGTGTGGGGAGGGAATGGAAAGGCGGCATTGGttgctgctgaagtcagtgaattGGGTGGTGGGGCTTCCTTTCGGCTTTCCAGAGCATTCCATAGTAAGTGACAGTATGAACTTCCCCCCTTCTGCATAACATAAATTGCCCTGCACATCTTCAGGGATGGTTTGAAGGGTTCTGCCTCTGGCAAAGTCCAACTATGACTTTAGAGAAATAGGTCTGTTTTTTGACAGATGTTGTGTATCCCTTGCTGGGATTATGGATCTTCTGTGATCCCTGTGAAAGCAGAGTAAAATTTGGGATTGTGTGAGGGTACGGTGCACTTTAAGAACAATGAAAAGCAAGTGTCATGTATTCTACAGAAACCAGTCTACTGTTTATATCCGCATCCCGCACTACTGGAAGGCTCCCTTAATTTAAGTTCTTGCTGTACAGCTTTTCTCTGTAATTTCCATCAGCACAATCACTGGCAATTCTTTTCTCATAAACAGATAAGATCTGAATTATCTTTTTTCATTCACAGTGGCTTTCATTCACAGCCAGCTCAGCTAGATGGGATGTTCTTTTAAACTATACTTCTGTTTAAGTCATCTCTCTCCTTCCCAAATACGAGTGTGTGTCCTTCAGGAGAGGTTAGGAGTTGCCAAAGCATCTCCTGTGATTTCTTATGGTCTCTGTAAGAATTCCTAACTCTGTCAAAGTTGGCTTTGCCTTGGACCCTCTGCCATGATAGTCTTGTTTGATCACAACCCTCTAAACTCACTTGCTGTTCATTGTTGTGTGTCAGGGACCCTTGTCCCCACAGAGCGTGCATTAGTAGTAGTTGCGTTTTGGTGCCAATGTTACTCCTCTTTCCACTGCAGATCAAGGACATTCTCAAACCAGAGGTGATGGAGGAGATCGTTCTGGAAACCCGACAGAGATTGCTGGATCTGGAGGGATAGCACACGTGGCCAGCAGCAGTCATTTCAAGTCCCAGCATGGCAGCTTTTgattctcagtatttttttttccccagtgttctCATCCCAAACATTCATTCCATGCTTCAGAAAACACCAAAATTCCTCATTTTAACTCCTAGGATACCTCCTGATCCCTTTTAGTACAATAGTATTAAATAGTACTGGAGTACAATAGCCTTTTAGCGCAGCAGCCTGAAAAATTGATATCCGACCTTTATGAAGATGCAGGTGGAACTGGGACATACCTCATAGCACTTGTTGCTGTGTCTAGTGCCCCTGAAGTTTGTGCAGAATGataggggatggggatgggatgtgTTTTGTGATGGCTCTCTCTCCCTAAAGTCTTTCTAAAtggttttgattttcctttaCTGTGATACAGATCTGCCAGTCTGTCCTgactgagagctcttgttttcctctttaagaCTGCAGATCACAGGTACAAGTCTGGAGGTCAGGAGTATCCACACCCTTGCTAACCGCATTTTGGGTCTGGCTGTTCATGGCTTATATGTCTCAAGGGTATGAGATTGGATGTGGCATGATGTGGGTGTCCACATAAGCCAGGAGCCATGGGTGAGCAGTGCCTTCCCAGACTGTGTGcatcctgctggtcccttttttATGCGGTGAGCTTCTCTGAGGAGGCTccattcttgttttctgttaaatattttacatttcaataaATTTTTGAAACAGATCGGTCCTTCAGGAGTGTGTGTGTTAGCTTGTCTTTCTCTAGGATGAATTGGATCTAGCTTGAGACAATGTGGTTCGCTCAAGTTTCCTTGTGCCAGGACACTCAGAACAGTTGCAATGTCCTGTTATCTCCTCTTCAGCTGTTGCTCCTCATCCCATTCAAGCAGGACTTGACCTTCCTCTTCAGCGTATCTTCTGTGCAGAGTTCCTCTGTCAGTAGATTGCCTAGCATTGTTCACTGTGTCGCTCTCATCATTGCTTCCCCGCAGGATCCCATGGAGAGGTGAGTTGTGCAGCAGCTGTGTCTGGGGGATGACAGGGAGACCAGTATGATACTGGTGGAGCCAGACATTGGCAGCCAGTCACTTGCCTTCTCTGTATGGAATGGATGTGATGCTTTCCTTAGAACATCCTCTCGGATCTCTGGTGCTATATTAGAGCTGTTTGTGTGATACGTATgtattgtgtgtatatattgtaTTTGTATTGTATTAGAGCTCCTTGCACTACAGTGCTGTAATTCTTAAAAAGGGTGAAAAAGCAAAATGTCCGCCCTAATTGTCCCTGAATCTAATTCTAACATTGCAAATTCTCATGCTTGCCCCAGGCAAAAGGAAAAGTTCTTTGCTCAATCTTTTCCTGGGAACTAGAAATACCCCGCGTTACTTCTCATCTAATTGAGACTGCTCTGCTTGCGGTCCAGAGTAAGCACTAGGTGGCAGCTTTGGATCGTGTTTGTGGTATTtaccttccccagcagctctgcatcATTGCCCTGCCAAATAGCAAAGGCTGGAAGTCTGCCACCAGCGCTGCTACTGAAATACTAGAGCATTATGGAGCTCAGTGACTAAGGACAAGCAAGGACATGGCTAATCCATTCTGCTGCTGCACAACTCCAACTTCTGCCTGTGCTGCATCTGTAAAATAGTGCTTAACTTCTTGGGGATACTGATGGAATGCTCCACACAAGACCCGGGAATTGTTATTTTTGAGTTTTATGAGGATTCCTTAGTAAGTGTTGCAACAATCACATCCTCAAGATGACTTGGGAAATTTGAAAACTGAAGCTTGATGGTGATGCTCTCTGTCATTTCGTTAGTGGCCAGCCCAGGCCAAGCCACGACACTCTGCATGAGGCCAGCAGCAGCATTATCCCTATTCGTGTGGACTGGAACAGTGCAAAAAGGCTAAAAGCTTTAGCAACCTCTCCatcttttaattagaaaagttcctctttttttccctactcaATTGCTGGAGTTTAGCAGCTATCTTATTACCATATGGGGAGATTCAGGGATTTCTGCTGTGAAGCTTCTAGGTATAAGCAGATTTTGGTTATACAAGCAATAAGATAAAGTATCTGATGTCCCTCTTTTTTAAAGCGTTTTTGAAGGGTGATGGAGAGGTCTGCGTTTAATCCAGTAGATCTCTGCATCTCTGTCACTTAAACAACTCTGCCAGTCAAAGGGCGAAGGGGTGAAGAGACTGTACTTCACTCCCACCTAGAGAGCTTGGGTATCTGGAAATGGTTCTGCTGAACCGCTACACGAATGCAAAATGCTTCTTTGTCCTCAGCCAACCTCTCTGCAGGCATCTAACGGGTCAGAAAGGGGTTGGGGGGGTTATGAGGGTCTTGAAAGCGCCGTTGGTAATGTGGTGGAAACATGCTGAGTAAGTGTGCTCTGGAGATGGTTAATTTAGAGCTGGGTCATGCTGGTGGGTACAAAGCATGAGCTGTCAGACCTGCAAGGTGAGACAGTGCCACGTTCTTATAACACAGATCTTAGGAAGAGGGTGCTGGTGTCTGTGCAGCAGGCTGGGTGGGCTGCACAGCTGAGttgttataaatatatatttttttttccttttcctctctcttattttttcttgttctttctttttggtCTACGTAGCAATCTTTAAAACTGTGGTCTATTTCCAGGTTTCTTATGCTAGCCCTCTATCCCCACTGTGAActttttttggttatttatgCTCAATAAATGAGTATACAACCTGAAAAACAATGAGCTCAAGATCTGGACTGCTTCATCTCTGAGCTTTCCAATTCCTCCTGCTTGCTACAGCATTCCTGATATTTTGGCCTTGGGGATGTACTAAATGGGGGACAGCGTGTGACTCATCCAGTTCCTGTGCTCCTGAATAACTGGCACTTTTGTTTCTAAGCCTGAGAACAAGAGCACCAGCTGGTAAGGTTTggttatggatttttttctgatgtgtggGGGCAACTGAAGGTCCCAGTATTTTCCTCCCTGGCCACGAGGGGTCATTGCCATTCTTTGCAAATTCAGCCAGGGCTTTGCTAAGCCCAGACCTCAATTCTGTAACAAGGCCTTGGCAAGGAGACTGCTGGTGGTTCCTGCAGCCCCATCAAGCACGGCTTTGCAAGCCAGCAGGTAGTGAGAGATGAGAGTGACAACCTTGTGTGGGGAGGCAGAAACTTCCTGAGCAGTTTCAAAGGTGTCTAAGAAAGTTACTGGGCCAGCTGCCACTTGCTCTTGATTTGGCTGAATCCCTGTGACTTTTCGCTCTCTTGGCAAATGTCGAGGGCCACCAGTGCTCATCCATCTCGGAAGCAACTGGATGTACTCACAGTTCCCATATGGAGAGGTTTCAAGTATCACTGTTCAGTCATGACTCACAATATGGCAAATGACTTTTCCCCAGTGCTCAGCAGAGATGAGCGAGGAGACACACCAAGTCTGGAGGGGGCTCTCGCATCTCGGGTAGGTGGGGGAGCCGGGCCCCCTTTTTCCATAGGCAGGTCTGCATGGGAGTATGGGCAGGCTATAGACAAAATGCTTTTGGATTGGGAAGTGCTCAAGATGTAAAGGAGGACCCCAGCAAAAGCAGTGTCCTCTTGAATTCTTGAAATAGTCTGTGGGGTTTTGCTCTCTTGAATTCTTGATGTAGTCTGTGGGATTTTCCTCGTCAACTTCTAAGCAGgaggaatgaaaaggaagaaattatggCTTCTCTTGtttaagaacaaaaccagagTCTGAAACCAGGTGGGAAAAACCTAATAAGTGTTCATTTTCATATGGGGAACTAAAATGCCCGTGCAAGCATTAAAACAGCTTAGACCAGCTTGATTTCTTTGGTCACCAGTGTCTTGACGGCATGGAGCCTGTTTATAAACCAGCTGTAGCTCCTGCCTGTGCTCTTACTCTGGGGAGAATACATGGCACAGACGTGCTTGAAAGTGGAGCTGGTAAATAGTTCCCTTGCTGGTGAGTGCTGCCTGCAGAAATGAGAACACAAAATCACTTGTCTGTAGAAATAACTTTCCTGTTTCTTGGTGGCAGTGTTTGATTCATGTACTAATATGAAGAACGTCAACCCCTCCCTTTACTCCCTGTATTAGCCATTGGGGTTTTAAGTTTGTGCTAATGGGTTATTAATCCAATTACTGCTGCTTATTACGCTACTTCTGCATCATCCATGTGCAGTTTTCCTGTTCAGTTGAGGTGAATGGTATAAATACGAAGCTTTGAGCAGACCCTAGAAGATACTGAAACCCCACTGAGATTATAGGCAGTCTTGAAACACTTGTCTCATGTTCCTGAGGATCCTGCTAATTAATATGCTAAGGTTTCTTATTTGGTAAAGAGGTTGAAGCTTTAAGATATTGTtatggaggaggtggaggaaactCACTGCAGCTGTCGGGTGTAACAACCCACTCTTAACTGAAGGTAAACAAAAAAAgtattgaaatttattttatgaaatatatggGATGTACACAGGCTACATGCATGGCTCAATTGAAAGAAACAgtctgtagatttattttttttttttaatttattctgcatTCACACAATCTTTCTGTCTTCCCTAATAATTTCTGAATCCACTGGGCAACTTCAAGTTTGTTAACGTGAGACAATCACATTGATAAAATCTGGCAGCAGGGTAGGGGACAGAAAATATAATACCcttcaggaaggaaaagagagaagatacCTTGCTATGATATTTGGGAGTGACCAGCTGGCCCGTCTGCCTGTGCATAGCCCCAGATTAACTACAGCACTGCTTTGGGAAACAGGAAATGCTTTTGGAGCAACTACTGAGTGGAAAGAGGTTGGGGACTGCTGGCGAAGAACCTGCCTCACTTTGCTGCTTATGATTGCAGAGCATCAGAAAGAATACCTGACTGTTGACCTGAATGATAAATTCACCCAGTCtgttaaataaaaagcaagtacATTCATCTGCGTAGATCTCAGGTGAGGCAGGGAGAAGCGTATATACAGTCTGTGTAGTCCAGAATACAAGTCCTGCTTATTTGCAATTACCCTTGTGTATTTTGGTCAAGGTCTTCCGAATATCACGGAATACGAGTCTTCTGGAGTTCACTCTGCTTCAGCCCTGCCATGATAGATTATCTAGGATGCTCCAGTCAGATCCAGAAGGGAATAACTTTTTCGGTAAAGGATGGTTGGTATTGTTTTTTTATAACAAACTTTCTCTCAGGCTGCTCAGCCTGTGTTGACAGCCAGCTTTGTTTCCTCAATTTTTTTCAGTCCGTGGGAGCTGAGCGGGGGGTTAGATCACTGCAGCGAGAAGCTTGATCTCCATTACTGAGATAAACCTGGAGAAATTCTGCTGAGTTCAAGAGATGTGACCCTGGATTTGTCTCAGCATAATGTACCAGAATTTCTTTCTCCTGCGTGTGTATAGCACAAACAGCTTCAGTACCTGCAATTCGAGTCATTGATGGAgaaatgcaacagaaattggTTTGGGATCAGTCTCCTGGCTAAGAATTAGTGATGTAGGAGCAGCCTGCcagagcagaggtggaggatccTGTAGGGCCATATGAGCTGCTACATTTCAGATGCTGTTGttggaagataaaaaaatacacaCTTGCCAGGGACCTTGAATATGGCGTAGGAGACGTAGAGTATGTTTGGATTTGTCACAAGGGAGGAGTCGGTATAAACAAGCTGCTCTGTGTCCAGATGGTTCCCCTGAGCAGGAGGCTACTGCACAAAATTGCATTTGTGTGTTCTCCCGTTGTCGAGTGGGAGCAACCGCAGACCTTTGACCAAAACACCCTGACCCCAAGCTGCTGCCTCAACCCTCTTCTATTCCCAAGGTGAACTGGGGAACGTATGAGGAACTAAGTATCTTCAGCATCACCAGCTGTGCTCTTTAGCTCAGGGAACACTTACGCTGGGCATCTAAGGGCACCACAGTGAGGGCTGAAGAGTTTGGGGTTTTAACTTCATCTTTGTACAAATGGTGCACAAAAGTagatcaataaaatatttattgtcaCATTCATTAGCCTCTAGGGCTGGTTTTGGTATGAAGTTCTCCGTATGTTCCGACAGCATTAGTGAGGAAGGGAAGTCCTTTGTGCAAGCAGCGTGACCCATCCCTGTCTGTGGAAAAACTGATGGTTGCCCACACAGGGGACCCACCGAGGATCTCTTCTTCCCTGTCCATCTCTGCAGGAAATGCGTGGTCCAGAGCTGGCCATGGCCCTGGACACCTGTGTGCAGGAGGGGTCTTGAGCTGCCTTGCGGGCCAGCGAGCTCTTGTTGTCGGATCTAGGGGAAAATAGCTTGGGTAGCCCTTGCAAAGGGTAAGGGATTCCGCATGAGCTTTCTGGGTCCTTGGCTAGCATGTGATAGTGATTTTATACTAGCAACTCCCTCTTCCACCTGTCATTTCTGCCATCTTCCCCTTCACCCCGCTCCCCTTCgtttccctcctctttcccttcgTGCCCTCATCGTCCCCTCAGGCCCCTTCACTGCACCCCCATTTCCCTCACGGTTTCACCCTGGAGGCACCAtcgtgtcccccagccccctgttcccccatcctccccccgtTCCCCTCACAGCTCGCCCCTCGACGCCTCCTCGTGGCTCCCTTCACCCCCCATTCTCCTCACAGTCCCGCCCCAACCCCTGCTCGATCCCTCATCCCCCTCAGAGGTTCCCCCCCATCTCCTCAGGGGCTTCCCCCTCGGAACCGCCCCGGCTCCCCTCACGCCCCGTTTCCCCTGGGCCGCCCCTTCGCCGCCCGGCAGGTTTCCCGTCatggcggcgggcgcggggcccgCCCGGGGCCGACagcgggccggggccgcggccgggccgggcgggaggcgggggcggtggaggaggaggggccgGAAGGGGATGtgaccgcccgccccgccggccggggaCGGGGCTGCGCCGCGCCGGGGGTTCCGGGATCTCCCTCgccgcccgcagccgccccccgccAGCCTTGCTCCGCACCgcgggtccccccccccccggcggcagcccccgggGTTCCCCCCCGCTGCCCTGCGGCTCTtcgtccccctcctcctgccaagcCTGGCGGGGCCCCCCCCGGGCGtgcggccgcccggccccgccgccccccgcccggccccctcCGCGTCTCCCGCTGCGGCCGGGCCGGCCTcagccccgccgcctgcccgggcCTCCCCTGCCGCCGGTCCCGTCCGCGGGGATGCAGCCGGCCCGGTCACCCCCGCTTGACCTCTTCTGGCTGCTGTGCAGGAACCGGCCTCCCGGAGCGCGTTCCCGGCCTCGCACCCCAGCACCCGGCTGCGTCTGAGGCGGGCGGCAGGGCGGCCACCTGCCCCGCTCCAGCTGCCCCAGCCTTGCTTCGACGCCACCATGGCCCCTCACGGCCCGCTGGCCCGCttt
The genomic region above belongs to Rissa tridactyla isolate bRisTri1 chromosome 14, bRisTri1.patW.cur.20221130, whole genome shotgun sequence and contains:
- the EXOSC2 gene encoding exosome complex component RRP4 isoform X2, yielding MAAVSMRLPVARKAVVPSAPRGGEKHLVAPGDTITTDTGYMRGHGTYVEEEKLIASVAGAVERVNKLVCVKALKTRYNGEVGDIVVGRITEVQQKRWKVETNSRLDSVLLLSSMNLPGGELRRRSAEDELAMRDYLQEGDLISAEVQSVFSDGAVSLHTRSLKYGKLGQGVLVQVSPSLVKRQKTHFHDLPCGASVILGNNGFIWIYPTPEQKDEEAGGFTTNLEPVPLSDREVISRLRNCIVALVTQQLMLFDTSILYCYEASLPHQIKDILKPEVMEEIVLETRQRLLDLEG
- the EXOSC2 gene encoding exosome complex component RRP4 isoform X1, whose protein sequence is MAAPALQAPSRQQPRWRAEGACRGARRRRAARTQDGGCQHAAAGGPQSCGAERAPGWREAPGGAGGHDHHGHGIHEGPRHLRGGGEAHRLGGRRRGEGEQAGVRQSAEDQVQQKRWKVETNSRLDSVLLLSSMNLPGGELRRRSAEDELAMRDYLQEGDLISAEVQSVFSDGAVSLHTRSLKYGKLGQGVLVQVSPSLVKRQKTHFHDLPCGASVILGNNGFIWIYPTPEQKDEEAGGFTTNLEPVPLSDREVISRLRNCIVALVTQQLMLFDTSILYCYEASLPHQIKDILKPEVMEEIVLETRQRLLDLEG